ATATGTTGTTGTATAATTGTagttattttatcttttatctgTAGCTGATAACTTGTTGTGTGTTTGTAATAAAATTATAGGTGAGGGCTTCAACAAATTATATCCATACTGTGATAGATGGTGTGAAGCGCTTCATTGTTTGCCTTCAAAACAAGAGATGTAGTTATGGACAATTCCAGCTTGATGAACTTCCTTGTCCACATGCTTTGGCGGCTTTGAGGCACAGGAGCGAGTCTTATGAAAACTATTGTTCTCCTTATTATACGAGGGAGAGACTTCTGCAGACTTATGAAATACCAGTAGACCCGTTGCCTGATAAAAGCAAATGGAATGTGCCGCAATATATAGCAGAAGAAGTTGTAATGCCACCTACTGGGAAAAGGCAGCCAGGGAGACCTCAAAAATAAAGATACAAACCATATGATAAAATAAATGC
This DNA window, taken from Nicotiana tabacum cultivar K326 chromosome 15, ASM71507v2, whole genome shotgun sequence, encodes the following:
- the LOC142169804 gene encoding uncharacterized protein LOC142169804 is translated as MRVRASTNYIHTVIDGVKRFIVCLQNKRCSYGQFQLDELPCPHALAALRHRSESYENYCSPYYTRERLLQTYEIPVDPLPDKSKWNVPQYIAEEVVMPPTGKRQPGRPQK